One genomic segment of Mangifera indica cultivar Alphonso chromosome 6, CATAS_Mindica_2.1, whole genome shotgun sequence includes these proteins:
- the LOC123219602 gene encoding receptor-like protein kinase: protein MKFRLCHFLLLFTLSVSSHAVFGLTNDGVALLSLLRQWTSVPSSLRSGWNASDSTPCNWVGIECDSKNNVVSFNLSSYAISGQLGPEIGHLRELETIDLSSNDFFGNLPEVLGNCSALKYLDLSCNRFTGQIPDYFKHLQFLRELVLNNNSLEGEIPESLFQIPGLQVVFLHFNYFNGSIPSNVCDMGEVELLWLSGNRLSGTITESIGNCSKLRGLLLDNNNLVGVLPESLMNLENLSYLDLRNNSLNGSIALVSGNCKNLYMLVMSSNNFSGEIPIRLGNCSSLTILDLSENRLSGKIPPELGKCKSLEVLSICKNQLEGRIPDELGMLSYLRHIKLSFNNLSGEIPHIKL from the coding sequence ATGAAGTTTAGGTTGTGCCATTTCTTGCTGTTATTTACCCTCTCTGTGTCTTCGCATGCTGTGTTTGGTTTAACTAATGATGGGGTCGCTTTATTGTCACTCTTGAGGCAATGGACCTCGGTGCCATCTTCCTTGAGGTCCGGTTGGAATGCTTCAGATTCCACTCCATGTAATTGGGTTGGTATAGAATGTGATAGTAAGAATAATGTTGTCTCTTTTAACCTCTCCAGTTATGCAATTTCTGGTCAGCTTGGACCTGAAATTGGTCACTTGAGAGAGTTGGAGACTATTGATTTGAGTTCTAATGATTTCTTTGGTAATTTACCAGAAGTTCTAGGCAACTGTAGTGCACTTAAGTATTTGGATTTGTCTTGTAATAGATTCACTGGTCAAATACCTGATTATTTCAAGCACTTGCAATTTTTGAGGGAGCTGGttttaaataacaattcttTAGAAGGCGAAATACCCGAATCATTGTTTCAAATTCCAGGTTTACAAGTAGTGTTTTTGCATTTCAACTATTTTAATGGTTCAATTCCTAGTAATGTTTGTGATATGGGTGAGGTTGAACTGTTATGGTTAAGTGGTAATAGGTTATCTGGTACCATTACAGAGTCTATTGGAAATTGCAGTAAATTGCGAGGGCTTTTGCTAGATAATAACAATCTAGTGGGTGTTTTGCCAGAGAGtctaatgaatcttgaaaatctTAGTTATTTGGATCTTAGAAATAACAGTCTTAATGGTAGCATCGCTTTGGTTTCTGGAAACTGCAAGAATTTGTATATGTTGGTTATGTCATCTAACAATTTTAGTGGGGAGATTCCAATAAGGTTGGGGAATTGCAGTAGCTTAACAATTCTTGACCTTTCTGAAAATCGTTTGTCCGGGAAAATTCCACCAGAATTAGGGAAGTGCAAGTCCTTGGAAGTATTGAGCATATGTAAAAACCAACTTGAAGGTAGAATTCCAGATGAGCTAGGAATGCTGAGTTATTTACGGCATATTAAACTGTCTTTCAACAATCTATCAGGTGAGATTCCACATATCAAATTGTAG